From Eleftheria terrae, the proteins below share one genomic window:
- the gspN gene encoding type II secretion system protein N: MKLRTRLAKAAPQRAAPARSLRAGAAAARRWAWAGGLLGGLVALVAYAPAAWLANAVSSASGQRVLLAEADGTIWSGSAMLILTGGADSRDATTLPGRLQWKLGLAGSALQVSLQQERSLNGTVTLQVRPGLGRSEVRLLPQPGWIGQWPSALLSGLGTPWNTLRLGGAVRLSSPQGLVLEQAAGRWEMKGSADIEVLDASSPLTTLEQLGSYRLHLSGNDAGQVMLDLSTTEGALQLKGDGMIAPKGVRFRGEASASEGNEAALNNLLNIIGRREGERSVISIG, translated from the coding sequence ATGAAGCTGCGCACACGCCTCGCCAAGGCGGCGCCGCAGCGCGCCGCACCGGCCCGCTCGCTGCGGGCAGGCGCTGCCGCGGCGCGCCGCTGGGCCTGGGCCGGCGGGCTGCTGGGCGGCCTGGTGGCGCTGGTCGCCTACGCGCCGGCGGCCTGGTTGGCCAACGCGGTGTCGAGCGCCAGCGGGCAACGGGTGCTGCTGGCCGAGGCCGATGGCACCATCTGGTCCGGCAGCGCCATGCTGATCCTCACCGGTGGCGCGGACAGTCGCGACGCCACCACCCTGCCCGGCCGCCTGCAATGGAAGCTGGGCCTGGCGGGCAGCGCCTTGCAGGTCAGCCTGCAACAGGAACGCAGCCTGAATGGCACCGTCACCTTGCAGGTGCGACCCGGCCTGGGCCGCAGCGAGGTGCGTCTGCTGCCGCAGCCGGGCTGGATCGGCCAATGGCCGAGCGCCCTGCTCAGCGGCCTGGGCACGCCGTGGAACACCTTGCGGCTTGGTGGCGCGGTGCGGCTCAGTTCTCCCCAGGGCCTGGTGCTGGAGCAGGCCGCCGGCCGCTGGGAGATGAAAGGCAGCGCGGACATCGAAGTGCTCGATGCTTCCTCGCCGCTGACCACGCTGGAACAGTTGGGCAGCTACCGGCTGCACCTGTCCGGCAATGACGCAGGACAGGTGATGCTCGACCTGAGCACCACCGAAGGCGCCTTGCAGTTGAAGGGCGACGGCATGATCGCGCCCAAGGGCGTTCGGTTCCGGGGTGAGGCCAGTGCCAGCGAAGGCAATGAGGCCGCCCTGAACAACCTGTTGAACATCATCGGGCGTCGCGAAGGCGAGCGCTCGGTCATCTCGATCGGATAA
- a CDS encoding general secretion pathway protein C has translation MVSRLIAFVVWALVAGSAVFWALRLSAKPLDVPPHAAPVMAQMGHGAAVERMLGGGPKDAPEAAAPPPESTRFRLIGVMAPPGGANGAGVALLSIDNKPPKAFALGGRVEGDLMVQALGLRSATIGRGDSGSSFTLELPPPAQAQTGSLPQIPPDQGAAPADMAQQPPPEEVPQ, from the coding sequence ATGGTCTCCCGACTGATTGCATTTGTAGTATGGGCGCTGGTGGCTGGCAGCGCGGTGTTCTGGGCCTTGCGCTTGAGCGCCAAGCCGCTGGACGTGCCGCCGCATGCAGCGCCGGTGATGGCGCAGATGGGCCATGGCGCTGCCGTCGAGCGCATGCTCGGTGGCGGGCCCAAGGATGCACCGGAGGCCGCGGCACCGCCGCCGGAGAGCACCCGCTTCCGCTTGATCGGCGTGATGGCCCCCCCCGGTGGCGCCAATGGTGCCGGGGTGGCCCTGCTGTCCATCGACAACAAGCCGCCCAAGGCCTTCGCCCTGGGCGGCCGGGTCGAGGGAGACCTCATGGTGCAGGCTCTTGGCCTGCGCAGCGCGACCATCGGTCGCGGCGACAGTGGCAGCTCCTTCACGCTGGAGTTGCCGCCGCCGGCCCAGGCGCAGACCGGCTCGCTGCCCCAGATCCCGCCGGATCAAGGGGCGGCTCCGGCCGACATGGCGCAGCAACCGCCGCCCGAGGAAGTGCCTCAGTAA
- the gspL gene encoding type II secretion system protein GspL, producing the protein MSVLVLLLAPRPRLGPRAASGADAGLRAPAEFDHVLSKDGSQVHSHGRCAAALLPKADTVVAVMPATELAWHRLTLPKAPPGKLRAALAGLLEDALLEDSEDVHFAVSPQAQPGQDGWVAVTQRAWLRLQLETLEAAGVVVDRVVPQAEPSDPPRGHFEHDAAAEDSRALRLVWARPDGVMVLHPGGTLARTWLPQPPPADIRWTAEPGAAEAAEHWLGQPVVVLPRADIALRAIDSAWNLRQFDFALRHRGVRALRDTLRQLGGAQWRPMRWGLVGLLLVNLLGLNAWAWHQRSLVEQRRQEQLTILKQAFPHINAVLDAPVQMQREAEQLRAKAGRPGDTDLEPMLQAAASAWPADKVLQRLGFENGQLTLSVEGWRDDEIEALRSQLEPAGWSVKRDGSNVTLRRATAGGAA; encoded by the coding sequence ATGAGCGTCCTAGTCCTACTTTTAGCGCCCCGCCCTCGTCTGGGCCCGCGTGCCGCCTCCGGCGCCGACGCGGGGCTGCGTGCGCCTGCCGAGTTCGACCACGTGCTCAGCAAGGATGGCTCCCAGGTTCACAGCCACGGCCGCTGTGCGGCCGCGCTGTTGCCCAAGGCCGACACCGTGGTGGCGGTGATGCCGGCCACCGAACTGGCCTGGCACCGCCTCACCCTGCCCAAGGCACCGCCTGGCAAACTGCGTGCCGCACTGGCCGGCTTGCTGGAAGACGCCTTGCTGGAAGACAGCGAGGACGTGCACTTCGCCGTCAGCCCGCAGGCCCAACCGGGGCAGGACGGCTGGGTGGCCGTGACACAACGGGCCTGGCTGCGGCTGCAGCTGGAGACGCTGGAAGCCGCCGGCGTGGTGGTCGACCGCGTGGTGCCACAAGCCGAGCCGAGCGACCCGCCGCGCGGCCATTTCGAGCACGATGCAGCGGCCGAGGACAGCCGCGCGCTGCGCCTCGTCTGGGCCCGGCCCGACGGCGTGATGGTGCTGCACCCGGGCGGCACGCTGGCACGCACCTGGCTGCCGCAGCCCCCGCCGGCCGACATCCGCTGGACCGCCGAGCCCGGCGCCGCCGAGGCTGCCGAGCACTGGCTGGGCCAGCCGGTGGTGGTGTTGCCGCGGGCCGACATCGCCCTGCGCGCGATCGACTCTGCCTGGAACCTGCGCCAGTTCGACTTCGCCCTGCGCCACCGTGGCGTGCGCGCCCTGCGCGACACGCTGCGCCAGCTCGGCGGCGCCCAGTGGCGCCCCATGCGCTGGGGGCTGGTGGGGCTGTTGCTGGTGAACCTGCTGGGCCTGAACGCCTGGGCCTGGCATCAGCGCAGCCTGGTCGAGCAGCGCCGCCAGGAGCAGCTGACCATCCTCAAGCAGGCCTTCCCTCACATCAACGCGGTGCTCGACGCACCGGTGCAGATGCAGCGCGAAGCCGAGCAGCTGCGTGCCAAGGCCGGCCGCCCCGGCGACACCGACCTGGAACCGATGTTGCAAGCCGCCGCCAGCGCCTGGCCGGCGGACAAGGTGCTGCAGCGCCTGGGCTTCGAAAACGGCCAGCTCACCCTGTCGGTGGAAGGCTGGCGCGACGATGAGATCGAGGCCCTGCGTTCCCAGCTCGAGCCCGCGGGCTGGAGCGTCAAGCGCGACGGCAGCAATGTGACGCTGCGGCGAGCCACCGCCGGAGGGGCTGCATGA
- the gspM gene encoding type II secretion system protein GspM produces MNAKIEELRKQLSTRWAAMDTRERRLVIGAGALVALALLWWVGVQPALRTLRETPARLAELDQQLLQMRQLAKESQELKDLPSVSASTAGSALQASTERLEGKARLNLQGDRATLTLNGLRGDLLWQWLSEARQTARARPIEAKLSHGAEGYTGTLVLSLPGTP; encoded by the coding sequence ATGAACGCAAAGATCGAGGAACTGCGCAAGCAGCTCAGCACCCGCTGGGCCGCGATGGACACCCGGGAGCGCCGCCTCGTGATCGGTGCCGGCGCGCTGGTGGCCCTGGCGCTGCTGTGGTGGGTGGGCGTGCAGCCGGCCTTGCGCACCTTGCGCGAGACGCCGGCACGGCTGGCCGAGCTCGACCAGCAGTTGCTGCAAATGCGCCAGCTGGCCAAGGAGTCGCAGGAGCTGAAGGACCTGCCGAGCGTCAGTGCCAGCACGGCCGGCAGTGCGCTGCAAGCCTCCACCGAACGGCTGGAAGGCAAGGCCAGGCTGAACCTGCAGGGCGACCGGGCGACACTGACCCTCAACGGCCTGCGCGGCGACCTGCTGTGGCAGTGGCTGTCCGAAGCGCGCCAGACCGCGCGCGCACGGCCCATCGAAGCCAAGCTCTCGCATGGCGCCGAAGGCTACACCGGCACCCTGGTGCTGAGCTTGCCGGGCACTCCATGA
- the gspK gene encoding type II secretion system minor pseudopilin GspK, with protein sequence MNAPQRPRRGAALLTAMIIVTLVATLASAMYWRQWRSVQIEVAERSRSQSSWILTGALSWSRLILAEDGRARGDKTDHLSEPWAVPLAEARLSTFLAADNANAEDGPEAFLAGQITDAQSRFNLRNLVSEGEKDGAADIAALGRLCEQLNIDSSVAGTLATAIRAAAPATSASAPVTESAEAPLLPPSADQLHWLGIDPKAAKRLAPYVVLLPKRTPVNLNTAPREVLAAVLGGIDPGLGDRLIQIRQRAPFKSVPDAFKEAGATAPQDVSGFDVRSSYFEVRGRMRIEDKVVEERSLVMRNGNQTSVIQRDRASFTQGAALTP encoded by the coding sequence ATGAACGCTCCCCAGCGCCCACGGCGTGGCGCCGCCTTGCTGACCGCGATGATCATCGTGACGCTGGTCGCCACGCTGGCCAGCGCGATGTACTGGCGCCAATGGCGTTCGGTGCAGATCGAAGTGGCGGAACGCTCGCGCTCACAGTCGTCGTGGATCCTGACCGGTGCACTGTCCTGGTCGCGGCTGATCCTTGCGGAGGATGGCCGTGCGCGCGGCGACAAGACCGACCACCTGTCCGAGCCCTGGGCGGTGCCGCTCGCGGAAGCGCGCCTGTCCACCTTCCTGGCCGCGGACAACGCCAATGCCGAGGACGGGCCCGAAGCCTTCCTGGCCGGCCAGATCACCGATGCCCAGTCCCGCTTCAACTTGCGCAACCTGGTGTCCGAGGGTGAGAAGGACGGCGCGGCCGACATCGCCGCCCTCGGTCGCTTGTGCGAGCAGCTGAACATCGACTCGAGCGTCGCAGGCACGCTCGCCACCGCGATCCGGGCGGCGGCGCCCGCCACGAGCGCGAGTGCACCGGTCACGGAGAGCGCCGAGGCACCGCTGCTGCCGCCTTCGGCCGACCAGCTGCACTGGCTCGGCATCGACCCCAAGGCCGCGAAGCGGCTCGCACCCTATGTCGTCCTGCTGCCCAAGCGCACGCCGGTCAACCTGAACACCGCGCCTCGGGAGGTGCTGGCCGCCGTCCTCGGCGGAATCGATCCGGGGTTGGGAGACCGGCTGATCCAGATTCGTCAGCGCGCCCCCTTCAAGTCAGTGCCGGACGCCTTCAAGGAGGCCGGTGCGACGGCACCCCAGGATGTCAGCGGCTTCGACGTGAGGTCCAGCTACTTCGAAGTGCGGGGCCGCATGCGGATCGAAGACAAGGTGGTGGAAGAACGCTCCCTCGTGATGCGCAATGGCAACCAGACCAGCGTGATCCAGCGCGATCGGGCCAGCTTCACCCAGGGAGCAGCCCTTACACCTTGA
- the gspG gene encoding type II secretion system major pseudopilin GspG translates to MIRLTPRRPSSLPRPLQRGFTLIELMVVLVIIGILAALIVPNVLDRADDARVTAARTDVNNLMQALKLYKLDNQRYPTGEQGLQALIARPTASPIPPNWKPYLDKLPNDPWGRPYQYVSPGVKGEIDVFSYGADGQTGGEGNNADVGSWQ, encoded by the coding sequence ATGATCCGCCTGACACCGCGACGTCCCTCCTCGCTTCCCCGGCCGCTGCAACGCGGCTTCACGCTGATCGAGCTGATGGTGGTGCTCGTCATCATCGGCATCCTGGCCGCCCTCATCGTGCCGAACGTGCTCGACCGTGCCGACGATGCCCGGGTCACTGCCGCCCGCACCGACGTCAACAACCTGATGCAGGCGCTCAAGCTCTACAAGCTCGACAACCAGCGCTACCCCACCGGCGAGCAAGGCCTGCAGGCCCTCATCGCCCGCCCCACCGCCAGCCCCATCCCACCCAACTGGAAGCCGTACCTCGACAAGCTGCCCAACGACCCCTGGGGCCGCCCGTACCAGTACGTGAGCCCGGGCGTCAAGGGAGAGATCGATGTGTTCAGCTATGGCGCTGACGGGCAAACCGGTGGTGAAGGCAATAACGCCGACGTCGGTTCCTGGCAGTAA
- the gspI gene encoding type II secretion system minor pseudopilin GspI, with amino-acid sequence MKHRPIGPRRSPAAGFTLIEVLVALAIVAIALGAGAKAGGALTRNAERLSDMMAAQWCAENQLSGLVLAKQFPSVGDASFACEQGGRSYVGSLVVRPTPNPNFRRVDARIGTETGEPLLTLSTILGRN; translated from the coding sequence ATGAAGCACCGGCCGATCGGGCCGCGCCGCTCGCCGGCCGCTGGCTTCACGCTGATCGAGGTGCTGGTGGCGCTGGCCATCGTCGCCATCGCGCTGGGTGCCGGCGCCAAGGCCGGTGGCGCGCTGACCCGCAATGCCGAACGGCTGAGCGACATGATGGCCGCCCAGTGGTGCGCCGAGAACCAGCTCAGCGGCCTGGTGCTGGCCAAGCAGTTCCCTTCGGTGGGTGACGCGAGCTTCGCCTGTGAGCAGGGGGGCCGCAGCTATGTCGGCTCCCTGGTGGTGCGGCCGACGCCGAACCCCAACTTCCGGCGGGTCGACGCCCGCATTGGTACCGAAACCGGCGAGCCGCTGCTGACGCTCTCCACCATCCTGGGCCGCAACTGA
- a CDS encoding nicotinate-nucleotide--dimethylbenzimidazole phosphoribosyltransferase encodes MGRRQSVAGSLGELEPLAVRLGLIRNTLKPRLRDPQLLVFAADHGLAVDGITTPTGASTRALVNDLAAARLPLPVFARAQGLSFSVVDCGLADATPRHPAVLPRKIAHGTRNPRVGPAMTVDQAQAAIRAGMEIADRLPGNVLACAGVGEGSEESAALVISRLAQLPIRSLVMSGPQMNPDLLARLMVLLEGAQGRHKGISDPVEILAALGGFEIAMMVGAMLVAAGKRHLIIVDGLPACAALLVATRITAPVADYCVFARSHSRQSLSVALQYLRAGPLLELGLESIDGTGAALAWPLVHSAAALLTDVAEGEDPGPSQPAAL; translated from the coding sequence TTGGGTCGCCGCCAATCGGTCGCCGGCAGCCTCGGCGAGCTGGAGCCGCTGGCCGTGCGGCTCGGCCTGATCCGCAACACGCTCAAGCCACGGCTGCGCGACCCGCAGCTGCTGGTGTTCGCGGCTGACCACGGGTTGGCCGTGGACGGCATCACCACACCGACCGGCGCGTCCACGCGGGCACTGGTGAACGACCTCGCCGCCGCCCGCCTGCCGCTGCCGGTGTTCGCCCGCGCCCAGGGCCTGAGCTTCAGCGTGGTCGACTGCGGGCTGGCAGACGCAACCCCCCGCCATCCGGCGGTGCTGCCCCGCAAGATCGCGCACGGCACCCGCAACCCGCGCGTCGGCCCGGCCATGACGGTGGACCAGGCGCAAGCCGCCATCCGCGCCGGCATGGAGATCGCGGACCGGCTGCCGGGCAATGTGCTGGCCTGTGCCGGCGTGGGCGAAGGCAGCGAGGAGAGCGCCGCACTGGTGATCTCGCGGCTGGCGCAACTGCCCATCCGCAGCCTGGTGATGAGCGGCCCGCAGATGAACCCCGATCTGCTGGCCCGCCTGATGGTCTTGCTTGAAGGCGCGCAAGGCCGCCACAAGGGAATCAGCGATCCGGTAGAGATCCTGGCGGCCCTCGGCGGCTTCGAGATCGCGATGATGGTCGGCGCCATGCTGGTGGCAGCCGGCAAGCGCCACCTGATCATCGTCGACGGCCTGCCGGCCTGCGCCGCCCTGCTGGTGGCCACGCGCATCACCGCCCCGGTGGCCGACTATTGCGTCTTCGCCCGCAGCCACAGCCGCCAGAGCTTGAGCGTTGCGCTGCAGTACCTGCGCGCCGGGCCACTGCTGGAGCTGGGACTGGAAAGCATCGACGGCACAGGCGCCGCGCTGGCCTGGCCCCTGGTGCACAGCGCCGCTGCACTGCTCACCGACGTGGCGGAAGGCGAAGATCCCGGCCCGTCGCAGCCGGCTGCGCTGTAA
- the ilvA gene encoding threonine ammonia-lyase, biosynthetic: protein MARAANRPTATPKSQKRDSSASPRSTSRSLKPADYLQKILNAKVYDVATETELELARNLSKRVGNRVLLKREDNQPVFSFKLRGAYNKMANLTPAQLKRGVICASAGNHAAGVSLGASRLGCKAVIVMPVTTPQLKIEGVRALGGEVVLHGDSYSDAYLHALELEKKRGLTFVHPFDDPDVIAGQGTIAMEILRQHQGPIDAIFVAIGGGGLISGVANYVKAVRPEIKVIGVQMNDSDAMLRSVRGKKRVQLSDVGLFSDGTAVKLVGEETFRISRQLVDDFVVVDTDAVCAAIKDVFEDTRSIVEPAGALAVAAIKQYAEQHRCKDRTFVAITCGANMNFDRLRFVAERAEVGEEREAVFAVTIPEERGSFRRFCELLQQRSVTEFNYRISDAKVAHVFVGLATANRGESAKIAALFKKHGFANLDLTHDELAKQHLRHMVGGRSELAKDELLYRFIFPERPGALMKFLSSMHPGWNISLFHYRNQGADYGRILVGIQVPKSDKKAFQEFLDTLAYPYAEETDNPAYRLFLR from the coding sequence ATGGCCCGCGCTGCCAACCGCCCCACCGCCACCCCGAAATCTCAAAAGCGAGACAGCTCCGCCTCGCCTCGCTCGACCTCCCGCTCGCTGAAGCCGGCCGACTACCTGCAGAAGATCCTGAACGCCAAGGTCTATGACGTGGCGACCGAGACGGAGCTGGAACTGGCCCGCAACCTCTCGAAGCGGGTCGGCAACCGCGTGCTGCTCAAGCGCGAGGACAACCAGCCGGTGTTCAGCTTCAAGCTGCGTGGCGCGTACAACAAGATGGCGAACCTGACGCCGGCCCAACTGAAGCGCGGCGTCATCTGCGCTTCGGCCGGCAACCATGCGGCAGGCGTCTCGCTGGGGGCCAGCCGGCTTGGCTGCAAGGCGGTCATCGTGATGCCGGTGACCACGCCGCAACTCAAGATCGAAGGCGTTCGCGCGCTCGGCGGCGAGGTGGTCCTGCATGGCGACAGCTATTCCGACGCCTACCTGCATGCGCTGGAGCTCGAGAAGAAGCGCGGGCTCACCTTCGTCCATCCCTTCGACGACCCGGACGTGATTGCCGGCCAGGGCACCATCGCGATGGAGATCCTGCGCCAGCACCAGGGACCGATCGACGCGATCTTCGTCGCCATCGGGGGCGGCGGGCTGATCTCGGGGGTGGCCAACTATGTGAAGGCGGTGCGGCCCGAGATCAAGGTGATCGGCGTCCAGATGAACGACTCCGACGCCATGCTGCGCTCGGTGCGCGGCAAGAAGCGCGTGCAGCTCAGCGACGTCGGCCTGTTCTCCGACGGCACCGCCGTGAAGCTGGTCGGCGAGGAGACCTTCCGCATCTCGCGCCAACTGGTCGACGACTTCGTGGTGGTGGACACCGATGCGGTCTGCGCCGCCATCAAGGACGTGTTCGAAGACACCCGCAGCATCGTCGAGCCGGCGGGCGCGCTGGCGGTGGCGGCCATCAAGCAGTACGCCGAACAGCACCGCTGCAAGGACCGCACCTTCGTCGCCATCACCTGCGGCGCGAACATGAACTTCGACCGGCTGCGCTTTGTTGCCGAGCGTGCGGAGGTGGGCGAGGAGCGCGAGGCGGTGTTCGCCGTCACCATCCCCGAGGAGCGTGGCAGCTTCCGGCGCTTCTGCGAGCTGCTGCAGCAGCGCAGCGTCACCGAGTTCAACTACCGCATCTCGGATGCCAAGGTGGCACACGTCTTCGTCGGCCTGGCCACCGCCAACCGTGGCGAGTCGGCCAAGATCGCGGCCTTGTTCAAGAAGCACGGCTTCGCCAACCTGGACCTGACGCATGACGAGCTGGCCAAGCAGCACCTGCGCCACATGGTGGGCGGGCGCAGCGAGCTGGCCAAGGACGAGTTGCTCTACCGCTTCATCTTCCCCGAGCGGCCGGGCGCCTTGATGAAGTTTCTCTCCAGCATGCACCCGGGCTGGAACATCAGCCTGTTCCACTACCGCAACCAGGGCGCCGACTACGGTCGCATCCTGGTTGGCATCCAGGTGCCCAAGAGCGACAAGAAGGCCTTCCAGGAATTCCTCGATACCCTGGCCTACCCTTACGCCGAAGAGACCGACAACCCGGCCTACCGGCTGTTCCTGCGCTGA
- a CDS encoding PulJ/GspJ family protein: MARPKRGFTLIEVLVTITILAVLAGMAWRGVDSLVRTKTISEARLDGVLRLNTVLAQWETDLATLYDTEQVPAIQFDGASLRLTRRTEDGVQMVVWTLRDGSWNRWAAQPVVRKADLQEQWMRAQQLLGNEAGTVRALPGVLQWQVYFWRDNAWTNPQSTGDIDSKPPGEGSGKGAGTGGTAGNPVVEQLPPQGVRLVLTAAPGSGLNGSYTRDTVLRVRTE; this comes from the coding sequence ATGGCACGCCCGAAGCGCGGCTTCACGCTGATCGAGGTGCTGGTCACCATCACCATCCTGGCGGTACTGGCCGGCATGGCGTGGCGCGGGGTCGACAGCCTGGTGCGCACCAAGACCATCAGCGAGGCGCGGCTGGACGGGGTGCTGCGGCTGAACACCGTGCTGGCACAGTGGGAGACGGACCTGGCCACGCTCTACGACACCGAACAGGTGCCGGCCATCCAGTTCGACGGCGCCTCGCTGCGCCTGACGCGCCGCACCGAAGACGGCGTGCAGATGGTGGTGTGGACGCTGCGCGACGGCAGCTGGAACCGCTGGGCAGCCCAGCCGGTGGTGCGCAAGGCCGACCTGCAGGAGCAGTGGATGCGCGCCCAGCAACTGCTGGGCAACGAGGCCGGCACGGTGCGCGCCCTGCCCGGCGTGTTGCAATGGCAGGTCTATTTCTGGCGCGACAACGCCTGGACCAACCCGCAGTCCACCGGCGACATCGACAGCAAGCCGCCGGGCGAGGGCAGTGGCAAGGGGGCCGGCACCGGCGGCACGGCCGGCAACCCAGTGGTGGAACAACTCCCCCCGCAGGGCGTGCGCCTGGTGCTGACGGCGGCGCCCGGCTCCGGCCTCAATGGCAGCTATACCCGCGACACGGTGCTGCGTGTCCGCACCGAGTAG
- a CDS encoding prepilin-type N-terminal cleavage/methylation domain-containing protein: MCSAMALTGKPVVKAITPTSVPGSKGRLRPAGSRGFTLLELLVVLALFAMVVSTVSLAIRDPSATQLEREAERLSALLESGRAQARAQGLSVRWQTARLEGNTTGDDFRFVGLPDNGQLPTRWLNPETRAEVIGSPFLTLGPDPIIAAQRITLMLGDRRVTLATDGLQPFAIVADEVPQ; encoded by the coding sequence ATGTGTTCAGCTATGGCGCTGACGGGCAAACCGGTGGTGAAGGCAATAACGCCGACGTCGGTTCCTGGCAGTAAGGGCCGACTCCGTCCGGCCGGCTCCCGCGGCTTCACGCTGCTGGAGCTGCTGGTGGTGCTGGCGCTGTTTGCCATGGTGGTGAGCACCGTGTCGCTGGCCATTCGCGACCCGTCTGCCACGCAGCTGGAACGCGAGGCCGAGCGCCTGTCGGCGCTGCTGGAGTCGGGCCGCGCCCAGGCGCGCGCCCAGGGCCTGTCCGTGCGTTGGCAGACGGCGCGACTCGAAGGCAACACCACTGGCGACGATTTCCGCTTCGTCGGCCTGCCTGACAATGGGCAACTGCCCACACGCTGGCTCAACCCCGAAACCCGGGCCGAGGTGATCGGTTCCCCCTTCCTGACGCTCGGGCCTGATCCCATCATCGCGGCCCAGCGCATCACGCTGATGCTGGGCGATCGCCGCGTCACGCTGGCCACCGACGGCCTGCAGCCCTTCGCCATCGTGGCCGACGAGGTGCCGCAATGA